A window of Chlamydiales bacterium STE3 contains these coding sequences:
- a CDS encoding Fumarate hydratase class II (Product derived from UniProtKB/Swiss-Prot:Q83CL8;Gene name derived from UniProtKB/Swiss-Prot:Q83CL8;EC number derived from UniProtKB/Swiss-Prot:Q83CL8), with translation MEFMEHSHRKEIDSLGEVEVPSNHLWGAQTERSLKYFNIGFDRMPKSLIQAFGILKKASAETNFALKLLSEEHAKAIMTAADEVIQGLLDEEFPLSVWQTGSGTQTNMNVNEVIANRAITLLGGIMGSKNPIHPNDHVNRSQSSNDVFPTAMHISAALMLHQQLLPNIRLLRDALEEKAGQYKDLIKIGRTHLMDAVPLTLGQEFSGYVAQLNQDLERIQSTLPGLYELAIGGTAVGTGLNADPRFGPFVAAQVAEKTGLPFLSAPNKFAALASHDALVFASGALKTLACSLMKIANDIRWLGSGPRCGLAELNLPENEPGSSIMPGKVNPTQSEALTMVCIQVLGNDTAIAIAGSQGNFELNVFKPLIIYNFLHSAQLLSDGCRSFANYMVKGMQPNISQINHYVEKSLMLVTCLNPIIGYDKSSKIALKAYHENKTLKEACLELGFLSEQEFENAVKPEKMI, from the coding sequence CTGGAATTCATGGAACACTCTCACCGAAAAGAAATAGATAGTTTAGGAGAAGTAGAAGTCCCCTCCAATCATTTATGGGGAGCGCAAACTGAACGTTCTTTAAAGTATTTCAATATTGGTTTTGACCGAATGCCAAAGTCGCTAATTCAAGCTTTTGGAATCTTAAAGAAGGCAAGTGCAGAGACTAATTTTGCTCTTAAACTTCTCTCGGAAGAGCATGCTAAGGCAATTATGACTGCTGCTGATGAAGTGATTCAGGGTCTTTTAGATGAAGAGTTTCCCTTAAGCGTATGGCAAACAGGTAGCGGGACTCAAACGAATATGAATGTCAACGAAGTGATCGCCAACCGAGCGATTACTTTGCTAGGTGGGATCATGGGATCCAAAAATCCGATTCATCCCAATGACCATGTTAATAGATCGCAATCCTCTAACGATGTTTTCCCAACCGCCATGCATATCTCTGCCGCTTTGATGCTTCATCAACAATTGCTTCCTAATATTCGATTGCTGCGCGATGCATTAGAAGAAAAAGCTGGTCAGTATAAAGATTTAATTAAAATCGGAAGAACGCATTTAATGGATGCTGTGCCTTTAACCTTAGGACAAGAGTTTTCTGGCTATGTTGCACAGCTCAATCAGGATTTGGAGCGTATCCAATCCACGCTTCCAGGTCTTTACGAGCTTGCCATTGGAGGAACCGCTGTTGGTACTGGTTTAAATGCCGATCCCCGTTTTGGACCCTTTGTTGCGGCACAAGTAGCAGAAAAGACAGGATTGCCATTTCTTTCTGCTCCTAACAAATTCGCAGCGCTGGCCTCCCATGATGCCCTTGTTTTCGCAAGCGGTGCACTTAAAACGCTTGCTTGCAGTCTTATGAAAATTGCCAACGACATCCGTTGGCTAGGATCAGGCCCAAGGTGTGGTCTTGCTGAACTCAATCTTCCCGAAAATGAGCCGGGTTCTTCCATTATGCCGGGCAAAGTGAACCCCACTCAATCTGAAGCTTTAACGATGGTTTGTATTCAAGTATTAGGGAATGATACAGCAATCGCCATTGCCGGAAGCCAGGGGAATTTTGAGCTCAATGTCTTTAAGCCGCTTATTATTTACAACTTCCTCCATTCAGCACAGCTCTTAAGCGATGGTTGCCGAAGTTTTGCAAATTATATGGTCAAGGGAATGCAACCGAATATCTCGCAAATCAACCATTACGTTGAAAAGTCTCTTATGCTCGTTACCTGCTTAAACCCGATTATCGGTTATGATAAATCTTCAAAAATTGCCTTAAAAGCCTACCATGAAAATAAAACTCTTAAGGAAGCTTGCCTGGAACTGGGCTTTCTTTCTGAACAAGAATTCGAAAATGCCGTCAAACCAGAAAAAATGATTTAG
- a CDS encoding hypothetical protein (Product derived from UniProtKB/Trembl:G3IQS0), with the protein MLFLIAALSCEAEPLIDHFDLQEKDISGNFLIYESESIILIVSGVGKCNIATAVGYLYGLSSSPYHAWLNIGVASHATYSIGQGFAIHKITDISSHFNYYPVFTKNPPCPTASLVTIEKSEKHVSESELCDTEGSAFFVASRQFSTVELIHCYKVVSVHSELSVKKIDKKMASRLIGARLSDISQMADSLKNTAETLKKVNQFYGQELSLFFFHWHFSSVQSYQLKRLLQKWRSIEPHRQIWDSNLEHFTKPSSVLEYLEEKINSTPLVF; encoded by the coding sequence ATGCTTTTTCTCATCGCCGCACTGAGCTGTGAAGCTGAGCCATTGATAGATCATTTCGATCTTCAGGAAAAGGACATTTCTGGGAATTTTTTAATCTACGAAAGTGAATCCATTATTTTAATAGTATCCGGGGTTGGAAAATGCAATATCGCGACGGCAGTAGGTTACCTTTATGGCCTTTCCTCCTCACCCTACCATGCCTGGCTAAATATCGGCGTTGCAAGTCATGCAACCTATTCAATTGGTCAAGGATTTGCTATCCATAAGATCACGGATATAAGCTCTCACTTTAATTACTATCCTGTTTTTACTAAAAATCCCCCTTGCCCAACTGCGTCCCTTGTTACAATAGAAAAAAGTGAAAAACATGTTAGTGAATCTGAGCTTTGCGACACCGAAGGGTCAGCTTTTTTTGTAGCCAGCAGACAGTTTTCCACTGTTGAACTTATCCACTGCTACAAAGTGGTATCTGTACATTCGGAACTCTCTGTAAAGAAGATAGATAAGAAAATGGCTAGTCGCTTAATCGGAGCGCGTCTTAGCGATATAAGCCAGATGGCGGATAGCTTAAAAAATACTGCCGAGACATTAAAAAAAGTTAATCAATTTTATGGACAAGAGCTAAGCTTGTTTTTCTTTCACTGGCATTTTTCTTCGGTACAAAGTTACCAGCTAAAAAGGCTATTGCAAAAATGGCGCTCCATCGAACCCCATAGACAGATATGGGACTCCAATTTAGAGCATTTCACAAAACCTTCCTCTGTTCTTGAATACCTTGAAGAAAAAATTAACTCTACCCCTCTAGTGTTTTAG
- a CDS encoding Glyoxalase/bleomycin resistance protein/dioxygenase (Product derived from UniProtKB/Trembl:A9A3U7): MDKVGHFEVPADDLERAKKFYNTVFEWQIHPMPEADFHHYHSAITTKREEAHGINGGLYKRTRANEPTTIVVEVDSIEDYLKKVIKAGGSVVLEKQHVAESGFYARVQDTEGNLIGLWQAAN; encoded by the coding sequence ATGGATAAGGTAGGACATTTCGAAGTGCCAGCAGATGACTTAGAAAGAGCTAAAAAATTCTACAATACAGTTTTTGAATGGCAAATTCATCCAATGCCTGAAGCCGATTTTCATCATTACCATTCTGCCATCACAACTAAAAGGGAAGAAGCACATGGCATTAACGGAGGGCTTTATAAAAGAACTCGAGCAAATGAGCCTACCACAATTGTTGTTGAAGTTGATTCAATCGAAGACTATTTAAAAAAGGTCATAAAAGCTGGAGGGTCAGTTGTTCTGGAGAAGCAGCATGTCGCAGAGTCTGGTTTTTATGCTCGAGTGCAAGATACCGAAGGTAATCTCATTGGGCTTTGGCAAGCAGCAAATTAA
- a CDS encoding hypothetical protein (Product derived from UniProtKB/Trembl:Q6MDX8) — MFIRSFLFFLLFCSLHADELVIKNNLRLAKAGDYIVASQGATMTVLRIFEKQSNLITLEEVTLPASRVNRCVQNWRGWYESGAPGNTSWVIYQLDLDSGTMIRYFSYTKNGWFEIPKIENFLGTLLNLPLYRIPDEQKRKIGPLGTNSFKDRRCHWQPQMVVDGHVVSDVAFDAYRTRWPKDGSPLAGKSIEIYVPEANTLYPAYFPYWMQISGIVGKARLRIIDSGAQLNTPKKGFPTY, encoded by the coding sequence ATGTTCATAAGATCCTTTCTTTTTTTTCTTCTTTTCTGCTCCTTGCATGCTGATGAGCTAGTAATAAAAAATAATTTGCGACTAGCAAAGGCAGGAGATTATATTGTTGCCTCGCAAGGAGCTACAATGACTGTTTTACGTATTTTTGAGAAGCAAAGTAATCTAATAACCCTGGAAGAGGTGACCTTGCCTGCTAGTAGAGTCAACCGCTGCGTCCAAAATTGGAGAGGGTGGTATGAAAGTGGAGCCCCAGGGAATACCTCATGGGTTATTTATCAGTTAGATCTCGATTCGGGAACAATGATTCGTTATTTTTCCTACACAAAAAACGGTTGGTTTGAAATCCCGAAAATAGAAAATTTTTTAGGAACTTTACTCAACTTGCCGCTCTATCGTATTCCCGACGAACAAAAACGCAAAATTGGACCTCTTGGAACAAATAGCTTTAAAGATAGACGTTGCCACTGGCAACCACAAATGGTCGTAGATGGGCATGTCGTTTCTGACGTCGCTTTTGATGCCTATAGAACGCGTTGGCCAAAAGATGGATCCCCTCTTGCTGGCAAGTCTATCGAAATTTACGTACCTGAAGCCAACACTCTTTACCCAGCTTACTTTCCTTACTGGATGCAAATTAGCGGCATTGTAGGTAAAGCAAGGCTTAGAATTATTGATTCTGGTGCTCAATTAAATACTCCTAAGAAAGGTTTTCCAACCTATTAA
- a CDS encoding hypothetical protein (Product derived from UniProtKB/Trembl:Q6MDX4), with product MLQRFAYLFFLMFAYLAAEDDKSSRSPMNEVFSETNHTVSIQGKTINYKATAGNLIIKDNKNNQDSASIFFVSYMKEGSSDNSNRPITFCFNGGPGSAAIWLNIGVFGPRLIKLTNENAFVAPYHLTDNNESILDMTDLVFVDPVSVGHSTAAPGVDPKNFHGVDQDVNSFAEFIRLYLSRYKRWNSPKYIAGESYGTTRAGSLSKVLQNDYKVFLNGVILVSSIMDFHTKDPSSTNDLPYMLYLPTYTATAWYHKKLPENMTGDLRDILTEAEEFAMNKYALALLKGDNLKKEERNAIIAKLSELTGLSQEYIDFSDLRVHPMRFTKELLRHDRKVVGRFDSRHSASELDPCNDYATTDPSFNAIIGAFTGAFNEYLANELKWKNENQYFVLADVHPWDWGKANQYLNTSDDLAQSLVKNPNLKVFVASGYYDLATPYYATVFTFDHLGINTSLRERLFMYEYEGGHMMYLSKPILSKMRRDLEYFYNAK from the coding sequence ATGTTACAACGGTTTGCCTATTTATTTTTTTTGATGTTTGCTTATTTGGCTGCAGAGGACGATAAATCCTCCCGATCTCCAATGAATGAGGTTTTTTCTGAAACAAACCATACAGTTTCCATTCAAGGAAAAACAATCAATTATAAGGCGACCGCGGGAAATCTCATTATTAAAGACAATAAAAACAACCAGGATTCCGCGAGCATTTTCTTTGTTTCTTATATGAAAGAGGGATCCTCAGATAATAGCAACCGGCCCATTACTTTTTGCTTTAATGGCGGCCCCGGTAGTGCAGCAATTTGGTTAAATATTGGTGTGTTTGGTCCCCGACTTATTAAATTAACAAATGAGAATGCATTTGTTGCTCCTTATCATCTTACTGATAATAACGAATCGATTTTAGATATGACAGATCTTGTCTTTGTAGATCCTGTCTCCGTAGGTCATAGCACCGCAGCCCCCGGGGTTGATCCTAAAAACTTTCACGGTGTTGATCAAGATGTGAATTCTTTTGCAGAATTTATCCGATTGTATCTTTCTCGCTATAAGCGATGGAATTCACCCAAGTACATTGCTGGAGAAAGTTATGGAACTACACGCGCTGGAAGTTTAAGCAAAGTATTACAAAATGATTACAAAGTATTTTTAAACGGTGTCATTTTAGTCTCTTCGATTATGGATTTTCATACTAAGGATCCCTCTTCGACTAATGATCTTCCCTATATGCTCTATCTTCCAACCTATACCGCAACAGCTTGGTACCATAAAAAACTGCCCGAGAATATGACGGGTGATTTGCGCGATATTCTTACTGAAGCGGAAGAGTTCGCGATGAATAAGTATGCCTTGGCTTTACTGAAGGGCGACAATTTAAAGAAGGAGGAGCGCAATGCTATTATAGCTAAGCTTTCTGAATTGACTGGTTTGTCTCAGGAATACATCGATTTCTCAGATCTTAGAGTGCATCCGATGCGCTTTACTAAAGAGCTTCTCCGCCATGATCGAAAAGTTGTTGGTCGCTTTGATAGCCGTCATTCAGCATCGGAATTAGATCCCTGTAATGATTATGCGACTACAGACCCCAGTTTCAATGCGATTATTGGAGCTTTTACGGGAGCATTTAATGAATATTTGGCAAATGAGCTTAAGTGGAAAAACGAAAATCAATACTTTGTTTTGGCCGATGTGCATCCCTGGGATTGGGGCAAGGCCAACCAGTATTTAAATACGAGTGATGATTTGGCGCAATCTTTAGTTAAAAATCCTAATCTTAAGGTGTTTGTCGCTAGCGGCTATTACGATCTTGCAACTCCTTACTATGCGACTGTATTTACCTTTGACCACTTAGGGATAAATACAAGTTTGCGAGAAAGGCTTTTTATGTATGAGTATGAAGGGGGCCATATGATGTATCTTTCCAAGCCGATTTTGTCAAAAATGCGAAGAGATCTCGAGTACTTTTACAATGCTAAGTAA
- a CDS encoding putative DNA repair photolyase (Product derived from UniProtKB/Trembl:D6YTR2;EC number derived from UniProtKB/Trembl:D6YTR2) yields the protein MFRFIYVERNIQDLPLVKQICQQYNVQAIYCEKYGDIFHQDSQNFRLQKENPSLILAKKTGQLVLKTPKEYGIGGTKNYYFSHLFNCPFDCRYCSLQGQYSSANFVLFANYKDFQNAILDIIQQNPGETCTFFCGYNGDSLALEPTTHFLKNFLPFYADHPEAIFEIRTKSTNISILMQSEALYNCVIAYSLMPKDLSASLEHKASSIENRLDAIKRLQEHGWKIGLRFDPLIYCSGFEEKYAQFFDSVFQAVNLKQLHSVTLSPFRLAKTAYQKMTHLYPDEKLYAHSLTQKGHLIGYRDSLENQILKFCYDKIQSYVPKDKLFAILS from the coding sequence ATGTTCCGATTTATCTATGTAGAAAGAAATATTCAGGACTTACCATTAGTCAAGCAGATTTGCCAGCAATATAACGTTCAAGCAATTTATTGTGAAAAATATGGCGACATTTTTCATCAGGACAGCCAAAATTTTCGTTTACAGAAGGAAAATCCTTCTTTAATACTAGCCAAAAAAACAGGACAACTTGTTTTAAAGACACCTAAGGAATATGGGATAGGTGGCACAAAAAATTATTACTTTTCCCACCTATTTAACTGCCCATTTGATTGCCGCTACTGCTCACTACAAGGGCAGTACTCCTCAGCAAATTTTGTGCTCTTCGCTAATTACAAAGATTTTCAAAATGCCATCCTAGACATTATTCAGCAAAATCCTGGAGAAACCTGCACTTTTTTCTGCGGGTATAATGGCGATAGCCTTGCTTTAGAACCAACCACACATTTTTTAAAAAATTTTTTGCCTTTTTATGCTGATCATCCAGAAGCAATTTTTGAAATTCGCACGAAAAGCACCAATATTTCTATATTAATGCAATCTGAAGCGCTCTATAATTGCGTCATTGCCTACAGCCTTATGCCAAAAGATCTCTCGGCAAGCTTGGAGCATAAAGCTTCCTCGATCGAAAACCGCTTAGATGCCATTAAAAGACTTCAAGAGCATGGGTGGAAAATTGGTTTGCGTTTTGATCCCCTTATTTACTGCAGTGGCTTTGAAGAAAAATATGCGCAATTTTTCGATAGTGTTTTTCAGGCAGTGAATCTAAAACAGCTCCATTCTGTAACTTTAAGCCCTTTTCGCTTGGCAAAAACGGCTTATCAGAAGATGACCCATTTGTATCCAGATGAAAAGCTTTATGCTCATTCTTTAACGCAAAAAGGCCATTTAATCGGTTATAGAGATTCTCTAGAGAACCAAATATTAAAATTTTGTTACGATAAAATCCAAAGCTACGTTCCAAAAGATAAATTGTTCGCTATTCTCTCTTAA
- a CDS encoding hypothetical protein (Product derived from UniProtKB/Trembl:Q6MCN6), with amino-acid sequence MEILSRHRGILIFEGIVFALLGCLAIALPQFFTFAIEIFIGWLFIAAGLALFFRLFQARGTGFWPTLVSAILNIVIGVLLLAYPLAGILSLTILMIAYFVIDGISKTVLSFHLKPLKNWGWMLISGILSILLAGLLIGGWPGTAAWTIGLLVGINMLFTGFSLIAFASSLEKID; translated from the coding sequence ATGGAAATTCTTTCTCGCCATCGTGGCATTTTAATTTTTGAAGGCATTGTATTTGCTCTTTTAGGCTGCTTAGCAATTGCCTTACCTCAATTTTTTACTTTTGCCATTGAGATCTTCATTGGCTGGCTATTCATTGCAGCAGGATTAGCTCTTTTTTTTAGACTCTTTCAAGCAAGGGGCACAGGTTTTTGGCCTACGTTGGTTAGTGCCATCCTCAATATTGTCATTGGGGTCTTACTTCTTGCCTACCCCCTTGCGGGAATTCTATCCTTAACAATCTTGATGATTGCTTATTTTGTTATTGATGGAATTTCAAAAACCGTACTTTCATTTCACCTTAAGCCTCTAAAAAATTGGGGCTGGATGCTTATCAGTGGCATCTTGTCGATTCTTTTAGCAGGCCTTCTAATAGGAGGATGGCCTGGAACTGCAGCCTGGACAATTGGTTTACTTGTGGGAATCAATATGCTTTTCACAGGATTTTCTTTAATCGCGTTTGCTTCATCGCTCGAAAAAATTGACTAG
- a CDS encoding Carbonic anhydrase (Product derived from UniProtKB/Swiss-Prot:A0R566;Gene name derived from UniProtKB/Swiss-Prot:A0R566;EC number derived from UniProtKB/Swiss-Prot:A0R566), with protein sequence MLRFLLFSVSVFSFCFLSGAEIAQMAPDNALQRLMNGNERYTNDKLQHPDRTQYRRAELTSSQNPFAIILGCSDSRVSPEIVFDQGIGDLFVVRVAGNVVGPVELDSVEFAAEFLGSSIVLVLGHENCGAVSAVLNGQTQDIEAIAELIGPAIKKVDPKNNHAFENAIKSNVGAVVQQLKNSQVMQKLMAAKKINVVGGYYHLGSGKVELIEESGR encoded by the coding sequence ATGCTGCGTTTTTTATTATTTTCAGTAAGCGTTTTTAGCTTTTGTTTTTTAAGTGGAGCAGAAATCGCTCAAATGGCACCAGATAACGCCCTACAAAGGCTTATGAATGGTAATGAGCGTTATACTAACGATAAACTCCAACATCCCGATCGGACTCAGTACAGAAGGGCTGAATTGACGTCCAGCCAGAACCCTTTTGCCATTATTCTGGGATGTTCTGATTCGAGAGTGTCACCTGAAATTGTTTTTGACCAGGGGATCGGTGATTTGTTTGTTGTCAGAGTTGCTGGGAATGTGGTTGGGCCTGTAGAGCTAGACAGCGTGGAGTTTGCTGCTGAGTTTCTGGGATCTTCTATTGTTCTAGTACTTGGACATGAAAATTGCGGTGCAGTATCGGCTGTTTTAAATGGGCAAACTCAAGACATTGAAGCCATTGCTGAATTGATCGGCCCGGCGATCAAAAAAGTTGACCCTAAGAACAATCATGCTTTTGAAAATGCCATTAAAAGCAACGTAGGTGCAGTTGTTCAGCAGTTAAAAAACTCTCAAGTCATGCAAAAATTGATGGCTGCTAAAAAAATTAATGTCGTGGGTGGATACTATCACTTAGGCAGTGGTAAGGTTGAATTAATAGAAGAGTCTGGACGTTAA
- a CDS encoding Pyrazinamidase/nicotinamidase (Product derived from UniProtKB/Swiss-Prot:P21369;Gene name derived from UniProtKB/Swiss-Prot:P21369;EC number derived from UniProtKB/Swiss-Prot:P21369), which translates to MNSLSIFVIKQSADELRKSNIMKALILVDLQNDFMPGGALAIKEGHKIVPVVQKLLTYPFEVIIATKDWHPKGHCSFAKTHQLAPGDVLRNSTEEQVLWPEHCLQNSPGSEFNPGWDFKKAHKIIYKGTEIDLDSYSTFFDNHRQRSTGLENYLRQKGIKSVYIAGLATEYCVKYSVVDALHLGFNTYVVIDACRGVNLHPDDTKTAIEEMIRAGAHIITSEKLLKNKKISPS; encoded by the coding sequence TTGAACTCATTAAGCATATTCGTAATCAAACAAAGTGCTGACGAGCTCAGAAAGAGTAATATTATGAAAGCTTTAATTCTTGTTGATCTACAGAATGATTTTATGCCTGGTGGGGCTCTTGCCATTAAAGAGGGGCATAAAATTGTGCCAGTCGTGCAAAAACTTCTCACGTATCCCTTTGAGGTGATTATTGCAACAAAAGACTGGCATCCTAAAGGCCATTGCAGTTTTGCAAAAACTCATCAGTTAGCTCCAGGAGATGTGCTGAGGAATAGCACTGAGGAGCAAGTTTTATGGCCTGAACATTGTCTTCAAAATTCTCCTGGTTCAGAATTTAATCCAGGTTGGGATTTTAAAAAAGCTCATAAAATTATTTATAAAGGCACAGAAATTGATTTAGATAGTTATAGTACTTTTTTTGATAATCACCGTCAGCGCAGCACCGGTCTCGAAAATTACCTAAGGCAAAAAGGAATAAAAAGTGTCTATATTGCAGGATTAGCAACAGAGTACTGTGTGAAATATTCGGTTGTAGACGCCTTACATCTCGGGTTTAATACATATGTAGTTATCGATGCTTGTAGGGGAGTGAATCTTCATCCTGATGACACAAAAACAGCGATTGAAGAGATGATAAGAGCAGGAGCCCATATTATCACTTCAGAAAAACTATTAAAAAATAAAAAAATTTCCCCAAGCTAG
- a CDS encoding Nicotinate phosphoribosyltransferase (Product derived from UniProtKB/Swiss-Prot:O32090;Gene name derived from UniProtKB/Swiss-Prot:O32090;EC number derived from UniProtKB/Swiss-Prot:O32090), producing MSKLLSSQSLALMTDFYQLSMSYGYWKADLHNKEAVFQLFFRKTPFKGGFTITSGLESVIDFLENFRFDESDLSYLRNLRDHSGHAFFCDEFFDYLSTLKFTCHVDAIPEGTVVFPYEPLLRIQGPLLQCQILESPLLNLINFPSLIATKAARVCLAAGEDPVFEFGLRRAQGVDGALTASRAAYVGGCHATSNVLAGKLFGIPVSGTHSHSWVMVFADELEAFKTYSKSLPGNCVFLVDTYNSIEGIKKAIEVGTLLKQNGQKLLGIRLDSGDLAYLSLISRKMLDERGFKDCKIYASNELDETVISELKRQGAKIDVWGVGTNLVTGKEQSALDGVYKLSAIRDENDDWRYTLKLSEQMLKVSNPGILQVRRFKKNSEFIADAIYDIQHSPQGDFYIVDPFDPTREKVMKSTLEFEDLLVPIFRQGKRVYNIPSLEEVRRKTKENLSFFYPGVKRFLNPHQYVVGMERKIYEMKIELIKHIRNQTKC from the coding sequence ATGAGCAAGTTGTTATCAAGCCAATCCCTAGCTTTGATGACAGATTTTTATCAGCTTTCTATGTCCTATGGGTATTGGAAAGCAGACCTGCATAATAAAGAGGCTGTGTTTCAGTTGTTTTTCAGAAAAACTCCTTTTAAAGGAGGGTTTACAATCACGTCTGGATTAGAGTCTGTCATCGATTTTCTTGAAAATTTTCGATTTGATGAAAGCGATTTGTCCTACTTGAGGAATTTGAGAGATCATTCAGGCCATGCTTTTTTTTGTGATGAATTCTTCGACTACTTAAGTACATTAAAATTTACTTGCCATGTGGATGCGATTCCTGAAGGAACGGTCGTTTTTCCTTATGAACCTCTCTTAAGAATTCAAGGGCCTCTATTGCAATGTCAAATTTTAGAAAGCCCCTTGCTAAATTTGATCAACTTTCCTTCCTTAATCGCAACAAAAGCAGCCAGAGTATGTCTTGCAGCAGGTGAAGATCCTGTTTTTGAATTTGGCTTAAGGAGAGCTCAAGGTGTTGACGGTGCTTTAACTGCTAGCCGTGCAGCCTATGTCGGTGGCTGTCATGCAACATCTAATGTACTGGCAGGTAAATTGTTTGGGATTCCCGTAAGTGGAACCCATTCTCATAGTTGGGTTATGGTTTTCGCGGATGAATTAGAAGCATTTAAAACCTATAGTAAGAGTTTACCTGGCAATTGCGTCTTTTTGGTGGATACATACAATTCTATTGAGGGCATAAAAAAAGCGATTGAGGTGGGTACGTTACTAAAGCAAAATGGACAGAAGCTATTAGGAATTCGTCTAGACTCTGGAGATTTGGCTTATCTTAGCTTAATATCAAGAAAAATGCTCGATGAGAGGGGATTTAAAGATTGCAAGATTTACGCGAGCAATGAGCTGGATGAAACAGTCATCAGCGAACTTAAGCGGCAAGGCGCTAAAATAGATGTTTGGGGGGTAGGGACTAATCTAGTTACTGGTAAAGAGCAATCCGCATTAGATGGTGTTTATAAGCTTTCTGCGATTAGAGACGAAAACGACGATTGGCGCTATACTTTAAAGCTATCTGAGCAAATGTTGAAAGTTTCTAATCCAGGTATTTTGCAAGTGCGGCGTTTTAAAAAGAATTCAGAATTTATCGCTGATGCAATTTATGACATTCAGCATTCTCCTCAAGGCGATTTTTATATAGTAGATCCTTTCGATCCAACTCGTGAGAAAGTGATGAAGAGCACGTTAGAATTTGAAGATCTACTTGTTCCGATCTTTCGCCAGGGGAAGAGAGTCTATAATATTCCAAGCTTAGAGGAAGTCAGAAGAAAAACAAAAGAAAATCTCAGTTTTTTCTACCCAGGTGTCAAACGTTTTCTTAATCCGCACCAATATGTCGTTGGGATGGAAAGAAAAATTTATGAAATGAAAATTGAACTCATTAAGCATATTCGTAATCAAACAAAGTGCTGA